The following proteins are encoded in a genomic region of Montipora foliosa isolate CH-2021 chromosome 10, ASM3666993v2, whole genome shotgun sequence:
- the LOC137973044 gene encoding general transcription factor 3C polypeptide 3-like isoform X2, with product MEDEQISVLMKYVRGEISFTEWIESGGVTADKEQDDENEVEMQDGDNEVEQDWDFATQEAQDDVSEELQTTDMVTFLVPDTVFDALSEMPVTNTSSQESIDQVTLPTEDTSMDPGDSHSAQTSQPSIRMTDLLLRGSGAKSAQKHGGTGVDEFMQEIPATQRRRTKSKRRKRFELPPKLKQTMGRANILWARGEIEEAKAVCMELIRQVPNCSEPFQTLGMMFEEQEDKAKALQFFLIAAYLSKSGDADEWAKLAMMSLELNDYDQAMTCYNQALKLEPANVAVLWDCAALCYQMDNSKKALEYYEKACQALSSSGDGAKYIDLVCELAKLYHENKSLKEATNILDAAFSKFPNHVNNQAINMLADLHMTSKAYETALQVILKHCDAKKEEVSRCSEESPLTSFSLLMSPNHRPDLTDSQSNNEEAKTKLILPEDFPIDLRVKIVVCLIYLRNLYPIKDLLYPLFLQSVDNVGDLYIDVADAYTENGDYEEALPILNILLGSNKYNVAGIWLRKGDCLHSDGRLEEAVSAYTQVVHLAPNHLEARLILASLHQQLGRPNQALEVLDDPRCSENTGDASENDAAIDTSSVYTEESDTDHTEKSTVQPREFRLLFHKCALLHSQNRSEEFMEAGMELFKLFLMDVYDSKGLAEMALKSNRFQTKVKKIEALVQEETRSKASVRSDNKVETGIRTEEWWDMFKKVVSKLSHHKRHADAQKLVLCALSSERFSKADYQIDLVFMSMVALYLNREYQMAFDASKILVLRDRHKPIVWNLMARITAKSGDSRHQRYILRLLIKHPDELPLVLFSGHNAAVSASYRFAIGEYVRAFRQVPHDPLVTLCLGLQYLHLACQRFPRSRHSCVVQGIIFMFQYLGLRGECQEAYYNLGRAFHQLGLLQFALHYYNKALEFPLHEALKNPGQTPVKFSDKHDLHRETAFNLSLIYRASGNEIMAKELLMKHCWV from the exons ATGGAGGATGAACAGATTAGTGTTCTCATGAAGTATGTCCGTGGTGAGATAAGCTTTACTGAGTGGATTGAAAGTGGTGGAGTGACAGCTGATAAAGAGCAAGATGATGAAAATGAAGTTGAGATGCAAGATGGTGACAACGAGGTCGAGCAAGATTGGGACTTTGCCACGCAAGAGGCACAAGATGATGTTAGTGAAGAACTACAAACCACAG ACATGGTCACTTTTCTGGTGCCAGATACAGTTTTTGATGCACTCTCAGAAATGCCAGTCACAAATACCTCTTCACAAGAGAGTATTGATCAGGTGACCCTGCCCACTGAAGACACAAGCATGGACCCTGGTGACTCACATTCAGCACAGACGTCCCAACCTTCGATTAGAATGACTGATCTCTTGTTGCGAGGGTCTGGTGCAAAAAGTGCTCAGAAGCACGGGGGAACAGGTGTTGATGAATTCATGCAAGAAATCCCAGCTACTCAGAGGCGGCGTACCAAGTCGAAGAGACGCAAACGGTTCGAGTTACCACCAAAGTTAAAACAAACCATGGGCCGTGCTAATATATTATGGGCTAGGGGAGAAATTGAAGAAGCCAAAGCAGTTTGTATGGAGTTGATCAGACAGG TTCCAAATTGTTCCGAGCCATTTCAGACCTTGGGAATGATGTTTGAGGAGCAGGAAGATAAAGCAAAGGCTCTTCAG TTTTTCCTTATTGCTGCTTATCTGAGCAAGTCTGGGGATGCAGATGAGTGGGCAAAACTTGCAATGATGTCACTTGAACTGAATGATTATGACCAAGCAATGACTTGTTATAATCAAG CTCTAAAGTTGGAGCCAGCTAATGTTGCTGTTCTGTGGGATTGTGCTGCCCTCTGCTATCAAATGGACAACTCTAAGAAAGCACTGGAATATTATGAAAAAGCATGCCAG GCTTTGTCTTCATCTGGTGATGGAGCTAAGTACATTGACCTTGTGTGTGAGTTGGCAAAG TTGTACCATGAAAACAAATCCTTGAAAGAAGCTACAAATATACTGGATGCTGCTTTCTCTAAATTTCCTAACCATGTGAATAACCAAG CCATCAACATGCTTGCTGATCTTCATATGACATCCAAGGCATACGAAACTGCTCTGCAG GTCATTCTTAAGCACTGTGACGCGAAGAAAGAAGAGGTATCAAGATGCTCTGAAGAGTCacctttgacatcattttcgcTCCTAATGAGTCCAAATCATCGGCCAGACTTAACTGATTCACAGTCAAACAACGAGGAAGCAAAAACCAAGTTAATTTTACCAGAGGACTTTCCCATTGATCTTCGAGTCAAGATTGTTGTGTGCCTCATATACTTGCGCAATTTGTATCCTATCAAG GACTTACTTTATCCACTGTTCTTGCAATCTGTGGACAACGTAGGCGACCTGTACATTGATGTTGCCGATGCCTATACAGAAAATG GAGACTATGAAGAAGCTTTGCCGATTCTCAACATACTTTTAGGCTCAAATAAATATAACGTG GCTGGCATATGGCTCAGAAAGGGTGATTGTCTCCATTCCGACGGAAGATTAGAAGAAGCGGTCTCAGCGTACACTCAAGTTGTCCATTTAGCTCCAAATCATCTGGAAGCACGGTTAATTTTAGCATCTTTGCATCAGCAACTGGGTAGACCAAACCAGGCTTTAGAGGTACTTGATG ACCCTAGGTGTTCAGAAAATACTGGGGATGCTTCCGAAAATGATGCAGCAATAGACACAAGCTCTGTTTACACAGAGGAATCAGACACAGATCACACGGAAAAAAGTACAGTTCAGCCTCGG GAATTTAGACTTCTCTTCCATAAATGCGCCTTACTGCATTCGCAAAATCGCTCGGAGGAATTTATGGAGGCTGGCATGGAGCTGTTTAAATTGTTTCTCATGGATGTATATGATAGCAAAGGGCTCGCCG agATGGCTCTCAAGTCCAACAGATTCCAAACCAAAGTTAAGAAAATTGAAGCTTTGGTACAGGAGGAAACTCGTTCCAAAGCTA GCGTCCGTAGTGACAATAAGGTTGAAACCGGAATTAGGACTGAAGAATGGTGGGACATGTTTAAAAAG GTCGTGTCCAAACTTAGTCACCACAAGCGGCACGCTGACGCACAGAAACTTGTGTTATGCGCTCTGTCCTCCGAACGCTTTAGTAAAGCGGATTATCAAATCGACCTTGTCTTCATGAGCATGGTAGCCTTGTACCTTAACAG GGAGTACCAAATGGCGTTCGACGCTTCTAAAATTCTCGTCTTGAGGGACAGGCACAAACCAATCGTTTGGAATTTAATGGCCAGAATAACTGCGAAGTCAGGTGATTCTAGACACCAGAGATACATTTTGCGACTCCTTATAAAGCATCCCGATGAATTACCCTTGGTGCTGTTTAGCGGACATAACGCTGCAGTTAGTGCCAGCTACAGATTCGCTATAG gGGAATACGTCAGAGCATTCCGTCAGGTCCCTCACGATCCCCTTGTTACGTTATGTCTAGGTCTGCAGTATCTTCATTTAGCTTGCCAGCGATTTCCAAGAAGCCGACATTCTTGCGTTGTGCAG GGCATTATCTTTATGTTTCAATATCTTGGTCTTCGTGGTGAATGCCAGGAAGCATATTACAACCTTGGGCGTGCCTTTCACCAGTTAG GATTGCTTCAGTTTGCCCTACATTATTACAATAAAGCTTTGGAGTTTCCCCTACACGAGGCTTTGAAAAATCCAGGGCAGACACCGGTTAAG TTTTCAGATAAGCACGACTTACACAGAGAGACAGCGTTCAATCTTTCTCTAATTTATCGAGCAAGTGGAAACGAAATTATGGCTAAAGAACTTCTAATGAAGCACTGTTGGGTGTAA
- the LOC137973044 gene encoding general transcription factor 3C polypeptide 3-like isoform X3, which translates to MEDEQISVLMKYVRGEISFTEWIESGGVTADKEQDDENEVEMQDGDNEVEQDWDFATQEAQDDVSEELQTTGDMVTFLVPDTVFDALSEMPVTNTSSQESIDQVTLPTEDTSMDPGDSHSAQTSQPSIRMTDLLLRGSGAKSAQKHGGTGVDEFMQEIPATQRRRTKSKRRKRFELPPKLKQTMGRANILWARGEIEEAKAVCMELIRQVPNCSEPFQTLGMMFEEQEDKAKALQFFLIAAYLSKSGDADEWAKLAMMSLELNDYDQAMTCYNQALKLEPANVAVLWDCAALCYQMDNSKKALEYYEKACQALSSSGDGAKYIDLVCELAKLYHENKSLKEATNILDAAFSKFPNHVNNQAINMLADLHMTSKAYETALQVILKHCDAKKEEVSRCSEESPLTSFSLLMSPNHRPDLTDSQSNNEEAKTKLILPEDFPIDLRVKIVVCLIYLRNLYPIKDLLYPLFLQSVDNVGDLYIDVADAYTENGDYEEALPILNILLGSNKYNVAGIWLRKGDCLHSDGRLEEAVSAYTQVVHLAPNHLEARLILASLHQQLGRPNQALEVLDDPRCSENTGDASENDAAIDTSSVYTEESDTDHTEKSTVQPREFRLLFHKCALLHSQNRSEEFMEAGMELFKLFLMDVYDSKGLAEMALKSNRFQTKVKKIEALVQEETRSKASVRSDNKVETGIRTEEWWDMFKKVVSKLSHHKRHADAQKLVLCALSSERFSKADYQIDLVFMSMVALYLNREYQMAFDASKILVLRDRHKPIVWNLMARITAKSGDSRHQRYILRLLIKHPDELPLVLFSGHNAAVSASYRFAIGEYVRAFRQVPHDPLVTLCLGLQYLHLACQRFPRSRHSCVVQGIIFMFQYLGLRGECQEAYYNLGRAFHQLGLLQFALHYYNKALEFPLHEALKNPGQTPVKVGFGGEGRTGVPGEKPLGAE; encoded by the exons ATGGAGGATGAACAGATTAGTGTTCTCATGAAGTATGTCCGTGGTGAGATAAGCTTTACTGAGTGGATTGAAAGTGGTGGAGTGACAGCTGATAAAGAGCAAGATGATGAAAATGAAGTTGAGATGCAAGATGGTGACAACGAGGTCGAGCAAGATTGGGACTTTGCCACGCAAGAGGCACAAGATGATGTTAGTGAAGAACTACAAACCACAGGTG ACATGGTCACTTTTCTGGTGCCAGATACAGTTTTTGATGCACTCTCAGAAATGCCAGTCACAAATACCTCTTCACAAGAGAGTATTGATCAGGTGACCCTGCCCACTGAAGACACAAGCATGGACCCTGGTGACTCACATTCAGCACAGACGTCCCAACCTTCGATTAGAATGACTGATCTCTTGTTGCGAGGGTCTGGTGCAAAAAGTGCTCAGAAGCACGGGGGAACAGGTGTTGATGAATTCATGCAAGAAATCCCAGCTACTCAGAGGCGGCGTACCAAGTCGAAGAGACGCAAACGGTTCGAGTTACCACCAAAGTTAAAACAAACCATGGGCCGTGCTAATATATTATGGGCTAGGGGAGAAATTGAAGAAGCCAAAGCAGTTTGTATGGAGTTGATCAGACAGG TTCCAAATTGTTCCGAGCCATTTCAGACCTTGGGAATGATGTTTGAGGAGCAGGAAGATAAAGCAAAGGCTCTTCAG TTTTTCCTTATTGCTGCTTATCTGAGCAAGTCTGGGGATGCAGATGAGTGGGCAAAACTTGCAATGATGTCACTTGAACTGAATGATTATGACCAAGCAATGACTTGTTATAATCAAG CTCTAAAGTTGGAGCCAGCTAATGTTGCTGTTCTGTGGGATTGTGCTGCCCTCTGCTATCAAATGGACAACTCTAAGAAAGCACTGGAATATTATGAAAAAGCATGCCAG GCTTTGTCTTCATCTGGTGATGGAGCTAAGTACATTGACCTTGTGTGTGAGTTGGCAAAG TTGTACCATGAAAACAAATCCTTGAAAGAAGCTACAAATATACTGGATGCTGCTTTCTCTAAATTTCCTAACCATGTGAATAACCAAG CCATCAACATGCTTGCTGATCTTCATATGACATCCAAGGCATACGAAACTGCTCTGCAG GTCATTCTTAAGCACTGTGACGCGAAGAAAGAAGAGGTATCAAGATGCTCTGAAGAGTCacctttgacatcattttcgcTCCTAATGAGTCCAAATCATCGGCCAGACTTAACTGATTCACAGTCAAACAACGAGGAAGCAAAAACCAAGTTAATTTTACCAGAGGACTTTCCCATTGATCTTCGAGTCAAGATTGTTGTGTGCCTCATATACTTGCGCAATTTGTATCCTATCAAG GACTTACTTTATCCACTGTTCTTGCAATCTGTGGACAACGTAGGCGACCTGTACATTGATGTTGCCGATGCCTATACAGAAAATG GAGACTATGAAGAAGCTTTGCCGATTCTCAACATACTTTTAGGCTCAAATAAATATAACGTG GCTGGCATATGGCTCAGAAAGGGTGATTGTCTCCATTCCGACGGAAGATTAGAAGAAGCGGTCTCAGCGTACACTCAAGTTGTCCATTTAGCTCCAAATCATCTGGAAGCACGGTTAATTTTAGCATCTTTGCATCAGCAACTGGGTAGACCAAACCAGGCTTTAGAGGTACTTGATG ACCCTAGGTGTTCAGAAAATACTGGGGATGCTTCCGAAAATGATGCAGCAATAGACACAAGCTCTGTTTACACAGAGGAATCAGACACAGATCACACGGAAAAAAGTACAGTTCAGCCTCGG GAATTTAGACTTCTCTTCCATAAATGCGCCTTACTGCATTCGCAAAATCGCTCGGAGGAATTTATGGAGGCTGGCATGGAGCTGTTTAAATTGTTTCTCATGGATGTATATGATAGCAAAGGGCTCGCCG agATGGCTCTCAAGTCCAACAGATTCCAAACCAAAGTTAAGAAAATTGAAGCTTTGGTACAGGAGGAAACTCGTTCCAAAGCTA GCGTCCGTAGTGACAATAAGGTTGAAACCGGAATTAGGACTGAAGAATGGTGGGACATGTTTAAAAAG GTCGTGTCCAAACTTAGTCACCACAAGCGGCACGCTGACGCACAGAAACTTGTGTTATGCGCTCTGTCCTCCGAACGCTTTAGTAAAGCGGATTATCAAATCGACCTTGTCTTCATGAGCATGGTAGCCTTGTACCTTAACAG GGAGTACCAAATGGCGTTCGACGCTTCTAAAATTCTCGTCTTGAGGGACAGGCACAAACCAATCGTTTGGAATTTAATGGCCAGAATAACTGCGAAGTCAGGTGATTCTAGACACCAGAGATACATTTTGCGACTCCTTATAAAGCATCCCGATGAATTACCCTTGGTGCTGTTTAGCGGACATAACGCTGCAGTTAGTGCCAGCTACAGATTCGCTATAG gGGAATACGTCAGAGCATTCCGTCAGGTCCCTCACGATCCCCTTGTTACGTTATGTCTAGGTCTGCAGTATCTTCATTTAGCTTGCCAGCGATTTCCAAGAAGCCGACATTCTTGCGTTGTGCAG GGCATTATCTTTATGTTTCAATATCTTGGTCTTCGTGGTGAATGCCAGGAAGCATATTACAACCTTGGGCGTGCCTTTCACCAGTTAG GATTGCTTCAGTTTGCCCTACATTATTACAATAAAGCTTTGGAGTTTCCCCTACACGAGGCTTTGAAAAATCCAGGGCAGACACCGGTTAAG GTTGGTTTTGGAGGAGAGGGAagaaccggagtacctggagagaaacctctcggagcagagtag
- the LOC137973044 gene encoding general transcription factor 3C polypeptide 3-like isoform X1 — translation MEDEQISVLMKYVRGEISFTEWIESGGVTADKEQDDENEVEMQDGDNEVEQDWDFATQEAQDDVSEELQTTGDMVTFLVPDTVFDALSEMPVTNTSSQESIDQVTLPTEDTSMDPGDSHSAQTSQPSIRMTDLLLRGSGAKSAQKHGGTGVDEFMQEIPATQRRRTKSKRRKRFELPPKLKQTMGRANILWARGEIEEAKAVCMELIRQVPNCSEPFQTLGMMFEEQEDKAKALQFFLIAAYLSKSGDADEWAKLAMMSLELNDYDQAMTCYNQALKLEPANVAVLWDCAALCYQMDNSKKALEYYEKACQALSSSGDGAKYIDLVCELAKLYHENKSLKEATNILDAAFSKFPNHVNNQAINMLADLHMTSKAYETALQVILKHCDAKKEEVSRCSEESPLTSFSLLMSPNHRPDLTDSQSNNEEAKTKLILPEDFPIDLRVKIVVCLIYLRNLYPIKDLLYPLFLQSVDNVGDLYIDVADAYTENGDYEEALPILNILLGSNKYNVAGIWLRKGDCLHSDGRLEEAVSAYTQVVHLAPNHLEARLILASLHQQLGRPNQALEVLDDPRCSENTGDASENDAAIDTSSVYTEESDTDHTEKSTVQPREFRLLFHKCALLHSQNRSEEFMEAGMELFKLFLMDVYDSKGLAEMALKSNRFQTKVKKIEALVQEETRSKASVRSDNKVETGIRTEEWWDMFKKVVSKLSHHKRHADAQKLVLCALSSERFSKADYQIDLVFMSMVALYLNREYQMAFDASKILVLRDRHKPIVWNLMARITAKSGDSRHQRYILRLLIKHPDELPLVLFSGHNAAVSASYRFAIGEYVRAFRQVPHDPLVTLCLGLQYLHLACQRFPRSRHSCVVQGIIFMFQYLGLRGECQEAYYNLGRAFHQLGLLQFALHYYNKALEFPLHEALKNPGQTPVKFSDKHDLHRETAFNLSLIYRASGNEIMAKELLMKHCWV, via the exons ATGGAGGATGAACAGATTAGTGTTCTCATGAAGTATGTCCGTGGTGAGATAAGCTTTACTGAGTGGATTGAAAGTGGTGGAGTGACAGCTGATAAAGAGCAAGATGATGAAAATGAAGTTGAGATGCAAGATGGTGACAACGAGGTCGAGCAAGATTGGGACTTTGCCACGCAAGAGGCACAAGATGATGTTAGTGAAGAACTACAAACCACAGGTG ACATGGTCACTTTTCTGGTGCCAGATACAGTTTTTGATGCACTCTCAGAAATGCCAGTCACAAATACCTCTTCACAAGAGAGTATTGATCAGGTGACCCTGCCCACTGAAGACACAAGCATGGACCCTGGTGACTCACATTCAGCACAGACGTCCCAACCTTCGATTAGAATGACTGATCTCTTGTTGCGAGGGTCTGGTGCAAAAAGTGCTCAGAAGCACGGGGGAACAGGTGTTGATGAATTCATGCAAGAAATCCCAGCTACTCAGAGGCGGCGTACCAAGTCGAAGAGACGCAAACGGTTCGAGTTACCACCAAAGTTAAAACAAACCATGGGCCGTGCTAATATATTATGGGCTAGGGGAGAAATTGAAGAAGCCAAAGCAGTTTGTATGGAGTTGATCAGACAGG TTCCAAATTGTTCCGAGCCATTTCAGACCTTGGGAATGATGTTTGAGGAGCAGGAAGATAAAGCAAAGGCTCTTCAG TTTTTCCTTATTGCTGCTTATCTGAGCAAGTCTGGGGATGCAGATGAGTGGGCAAAACTTGCAATGATGTCACTTGAACTGAATGATTATGACCAAGCAATGACTTGTTATAATCAAG CTCTAAAGTTGGAGCCAGCTAATGTTGCTGTTCTGTGGGATTGTGCTGCCCTCTGCTATCAAATGGACAACTCTAAGAAAGCACTGGAATATTATGAAAAAGCATGCCAG GCTTTGTCTTCATCTGGTGATGGAGCTAAGTACATTGACCTTGTGTGTGAGTTGGCAAAG TTGTACCATGAAAACAAATCCTTGAAAGAAGCTACAAATATACTGGATGCTGCTTTCTCTAAATTTCCTAACCATGTGAATAACCAAG CCATCAACATGCTTGCTGATCTTCATATGACATCCAAGGCATACGAAACTGCTCTGCAG GTCATTCTTAAGCACTGTGACGCGAAGAAAGAAGAGGTATCAAGATGCTCTGAAGAGTCacctttgacatcattttcgcTCCTAATGAGTCCAAATCATCGGCCAGACTTAACTGATTCACAGTCAAACAACGAGGAAGCAAAAACCAAGTTAATTTTACCAGAGGACTTTCCCATTGATCTTCGAGTCAAGATTGTTGTGTGCCTCATATACTTGCGCAATTTGTATCCTATCAAG GACTTACTTTATCCACTGTTCTTGCAATCTGTGGACAACGTAGGCGACCTGTACATTGATGTTGCCGATGCCTATACAGAAAATG GAGACTATGAAGAAGCTTTGCCGATTCTCAACATACTTTTAGGCTCAAATAAATATAACGTG GCTGGCATATGGCTCAGAAAGGGTGATTGTCTCCATTCCGACGGAAGATTAGAAGAAGCGGTCTCAGCGTACACTCAAGTTGTCCATTTAGCTCCAAATCATCTGGAAGCACGGTTAATTTTAGCATCTTTGCATCAGCAACTGGGTAGACCAAACCAGGCTTTAGAGGTACTTGATG ACCCTAGGTGTTCAGAAAATACTGGGGATGCTTCCGAAAATGATGCAGCAATAGACACAAGCTCTGTTTACACAGAGGAATCAGACACAGATCACACGGAAAAAAGTACAGTTCAGCCTCGG GAATTTAGACTTCTCTTCCATAAATGCGCCTTACTGCATTCGCAAAATCGCTCGGAGGAATTTATGGAGGCTGGCATGGAGCTGTTTAAATTGTTTCTCATGGATGTATATGATAGCAAAGGGCTCGCCG agATGGCTCTCAAGTCCAACAGATTCCAAACCAAAGTTAAGAAAATTGAAGCTTTGGTACAGGAGGAAACTCGTTCCAAAGCTA GCGTCCGTAGTGACAATAAGGTTGAAACCGGAATTAGGACTGAAGAATGGTGGGACATGTTTAAAAAG GTCGTGTCCAAACTTAGTCACCACAAGCGGCACGCTGACGCACAGAAACTTGTGTTATGCGCTCTGTCCTCCGAACGCTTTAGTAAAGCGGATTATCAAATCGACCTTGTCTTCATGAGCATGGTAGCCTTGTACCTTAACAG GGAGTACCAAATGGCGTTCGACGCTTCTAAAATTCTCGTCTTGAGGGACAGGCACAAACCAATCGTTTGGAATTTAATGGCCAGAATAACTGCGAAGTCAGGTGATTCTAGACACCAGAGATACATTTTGCGACTCCTTATAAAGCATCCCGATGAATTACCCTTGGTGCTGTTTAGCGGACATAACGCTGCAGTTAGTGCCAGCTACAGATTCGCTATAG gGGAATACGTCAGAGCATTCCGTCAGGTCCCTCACGATCCCCTTGTTACGTTATGTCTAGGTCTGCAGTATCTTCATTTAGCTTGCCAGCGATTTCCAAGAAGCCGACATTCTTGCGTTGTGCAG GGCATTATCTTTATGTTTCAATATCTTGGTCTTCGTGGTGAATGCCAGGAAGCATATTACAACCTTGGGCGTGCCTTTCACCAGTTAG GATTGCTTCAGTTTGCCCTACATTATTACAATAAAGCTTTGGAGTTTCCCCTACACGAGGCTTTGAAAAATCCAGGGCAGACACCGGTTAAG TTTTCAGATAAGCACGACTTACACAGAGAGACAGCGTTCAATCTTTCTCTAATTTATCGAGCAAGTGGAAACGAAATTATGGCTAAAGAACTTCTAATGAAGCACTGTTGGGTGTAA
- the LOC137973259 gene encoding probable splicing factor, arginine/serine-rich 6, producing the protein MSRVYVGNLGNNGSRRELEREFERFGPLRDVWVARNPPGFAFVLFEDSRDAEDACHEMDGRYVCGEKVRVEMARGATRGGRGQKHGISEKCYECGRVGHYARQCTRRPGGGRDRDRDRDRDRRRRSRSRSRSRSPRRRRSRSKSKSQSPRRRSRSNEDKGSRSRSKSHSKSKSRSRSHSGSRERPNKERSASPDKNQENDNDKPQTKEEPTAMEESTDQAREGETKSRSPSPAPVDEENQANIDGAAE; encoded by the exons ATGTCGAGAGTTTACGTGGGGAATCTGGGCAATAACGGCTCTAGAAGAGAGTTAGAACGTGAATTTGAACGATTTGGTCCTTTGCGCGACGTTTGGGTGGCCAGAAATCCGCCTGGATTTGCATTCGTTTTGTTCGAGGACTCGCGTGATGCAGAAGACGCTTGCCATGAAATGGACGGAAGATACGTTTGTGGGGAGAAAGTTCGCGTAGAAATGGCTCGGGGGGCAACGCGAGGTGGAAGAGGACAAAAGCACGGAATATCGGAGAAGTGTTATGAATGCGGAAGAGTCGGACATTATGCCCGGCAGTGCACTCGAAGGCCAGGCGGAGGCCGTGATCGTGATCGTGATCGCGACCGGGACCGAAGAAGACGCTCTCGAAGCCG ATCACGCTCACGTTCTCCAAGAAGAAGACGGAGCCGCAGCAAAAGCAAGAGTCAGTCACCAAG GAGACGTTCAAGGTCAAATGAAGACAAAGGATCCAGGTCACGTTCTAAATCCCACAGTAAGAGTAAGAGTCGTTCACGTAGCCACAGTGGAAGCAGGGAAAGACCTAACAAAGAAAG AAGTGCAAGTCCAGACAAGAACCAAGAGAATGACAATGATAAGCCTCAAACTAAGGAAGAGCCAACTGCCATGGAAGAGAGTACTGATCAGGCTCGTGAAGGGGAAACAAAGTCACGCAGTCCTTCTCCTGCCCCAGTTGATGAAGAAAATCAGGCCAATATCGATGGTGCTGCTGAATAA